In one window of Opitutus sp. GAS368 DNA:
- a CDS encoding transposase: protein MPSYPGRLAHQTPAWVETGATYHIRISVDLGQTLPLTDPKIGSALLDSVRFYHERCRWNCRLFLLMPDHLHALLTFPYDKDMGTIIAAWKGYQAKHLGIHWQGNYFDHRIRRRDELEEKAAYLRLNPVRKNLCTHDEVWPWMLECAPENPSGGRVPP from the coding sequence ATGCCCAGCTATCCTGGCCGCCTCGCCCATCAAACTCCCGCCTGGGTAGAGACTGGTGCGACTTATCATATCCGCATCAGCGTGGACCTAGGTCAAACTCTGCCCCTCACCGATCCCAAGATAGGCTCCGCTTTGCTCGATTCCGTTCGATTTTATCATGAGCGTTGCCGCTGGAACTGCCGCCTGTTCCTGCTGATGCCCGATCATCTTCACGCGCTCCTGACCTTCCCTTACGATAAGGACATGGGCACGATCATCGCCGCTTGGAAAGGATATCAAGCCAAGCACCTGGGCATTCACTGGCAGGGAAATTATTTCGACCATCGGATACGCCGCCGGGATGAGCTAGAGGAGAAGGCAGCTTATCTCCGGCTGAATCCGGTCCGGAAGAATCTGTGCACGCACGATGAAGTGTGGCCTTGGATGCTTGAGTGTGCTCCTGAAAACCCGTCCGGAGGCCGGGTTCCACCTTAA
- a CDS encoding glutamine synthetase beta-grasp domain-containing protein — protein sequence MAKYKLEYIWLDGYTPLASLRSKTQIKEFASLPKLSELPVWGFDGSSTQQAEGKSSDIVLKPVASFPDSTRKNGVLVMCECFQHTGVASPSNSRATIPDDPDTWFGFEQEYFFWKDGAPLGFPVGGFPGPQGPYYTGVGYKNVGNIAREIVEKHIDICLDAGINIEGINAEVAKGQWEFQIFGKGSKNAADQMWVARYILARLGESYGVDIEWRCKPILAPFQQPLDWNGSGMHSNFSTKYMRETGGKEYFEKLMAAFNQYRDEHIAVYGPENHLRLTGLHETQSIDKFSYGVADRGASVRVPHSFINAGYKGYLEDRRPNSAADPYLVAGRILKTIQTVPTT from the coding sequence ATGGCTAAATACAAACTGGAATACATCTGGCTGGACGGCTACACGCCGCTGGCGAGCCTGCGGAGCAAGACGCAGATCAAGGAATTTGCCAGCTTGCCGAAGCTGTCCGAGCTGCCCGTCTGGGGCTTCGACGGCAGTTCGACGCAGCAGGCCGAAGGCAAGAGCTCGGACATCGTGCTCAAGCCGGTGGCGTCCTTCCCGGACAGCACGCGCAAGAACGGGGTGCTGGTGATGTGCGAGTGCTTCCAGCACACCGGGGTGGCCAGCCCCTCGAACTCCCGCGCCACGATCCCGGATGACCCGGACACCTGGTTCGGCTTCGAGCAGGAGTATTTCTTCTGGAAGGACGGCGCGCCGCTCGGCTTCCCCGTCGGCGGGTTCCCCGGACCGCAGGGCCCGTATTACACCGGCGTCGGCTACAAGAACGTCGGCAACATCGCCCGCGAGATCGTCGAGAAGCACATCGATATCTGCCTTGATGCCGGCATTAATATCGAGGGCATCAACGCCGAGGTGGCGAAGGGCCAGTGGGAGTTCCAGATCTTCGGCAAGGGCTCCAAGAACGCCGCCGACCAGATGTGGGTCGCCCGCTACATCCTCGCCCGCCTGGGTGAAAGCTACGGCGTGGACATCGAGTGGCGCTGCAAGCCGATCCTGGCCCCCTTCCAGCAGCCGCTGGACTGGAACGGCTCGGGCATGCACTCCAACTTCTCGACCAAGTATATGCGCGAGACCGGCGGCAAGGAATACTTCGAGAAGCTGATGGCGGCCTTCAACCAGTATCGCGACGAGCACATCGCCGTTTACGGGCCGGAGAACCACCTCCGGCTCACCGGCCTGCACGAGACGCAGTCGATCGACAAGTTCAGCTACGGGGTGGCCGACCGCGGCGCGTCGGTCCGCGTCCCGCACAGCTTCATCAACGCCGGCTACAAGGGCTACCTCGAGGATCGCCGGCCGAACTCGGCGGCCGACCCGTATCTGGTCGCCGGCCGGATCCTCAAGACGATCCAGACCGTCCCGACCACGTAA
- a CDS encoding protein phosphatase 2C domain-containing protein — protein MHEVKNTQRALVRIGYDGLVHKTFRGPQAYARFENEVRVLRHLEQRGCGFVPRLIEADEPGLKIITTNCGSRVEQVNPERLKELFAELETFGVRHDDPEIRNITYRPTDGRFCIIDFEFAAILDETPGGARPSAPTLRWSGLTHRGHVRTNNEDTFLALEFDGREVRYLGKTGEASSLRTDFAFAVSDGMGGANSGEFASRITKDKITHLLPKGFRLAVPGLSSGYDATLRELFGAIHYDLLKLGQSYEECRGMGTTLSLAWFTPGWIYFGHIGDSRIYHLPPGGGIHQLTNDHGHVGWLRRNGRINEREAREHPMRNLLNQALGAEHQFIDPQFGALPCAPGDRYLLCSDGLTEGLWDRQLNEIVRAASDLPVAQRLIDTALANAGRDNITALVVEALAP, from the coding sequence ATGCACGAGGTCAAGAACACGCAGCGCGCCCTGGTTCGCATCGGTTACGACGGTCTGGTCCACAAGACCTTCCGCGGCCCGCAGGCTTACGCCCGGTTCGAGAACGAGGTGCGCGTCCTCCGGCACTTGGAGCAGCGGGGCTGCGGCTTTGTCCCGCGCCTGATCGAGGCGGACGAGCCCGGCCTCAAGATCATCACGACCAACTGCGGCTCGCGCGTCGAGCAGGTCAACCCGGAACGCCTCAAGGAGCTGTTCGCCGAGCTGGAGACCTTTGGCGTGCGTCATGACGATCCCGAGATCCGCAACATCACCTATCGACCGACCGACGGACGGTTCTGCATCATCGATTTCGAGTTCGCCGCTATCCTCGACGAAACTCCCGGCGGCGCCCGCCCGTCCGCCCCTACGTTGCGCTGGTCCGGCCTGACCCACCGGGGCCACGTCCGCACGAACAACGAGGACACGTTTCTCGCCCTTGAATTCGACGGCCGGGAGGTGCGCTATCTCGGCAAGACCGGCGAAGCCTCGTCGCTCCGCACCGATTTCGCGTTCGCCGTCAGCGACGGCATGGGCGGCGCCAACTCCGGCGAGTTCGCCAGCCGCATCACGAAGGACAAGATCACCCATCTCCTGCCCAAGGGCTTCCGCCTCGCCGTCCCGGGCCTGTCGAGCGGCTACGACGCCACCCTGCGCGAGCTGTTCGGCGCCATCCACTACGACCTGCTGAAGCTCGGCCAGTCCTACGAAGAGTGCCGCGGGATGGGCACCACGCTCAGCCTCGCCTGGTTCACCCCGGGCTGGATCTACTTCGGCCACATCGGCGACAGCCGCATCTACCACCTGCCGCCGGGCGGCGGTATTCACCAGCTGACGAACGACCACGGCCATGTCGGCTGGCTGCGCCGCAACGGCCGCATCAACGAGCGCGAGGCCCGCGAGCATCCGATGCGCAACCTGCTCAATCAGGCGCTCGGAGCCGAGCACCAGTTCATCGACCCGCAGTTCGGCGCCCTGCCCTGCGCGCCGGGCGACCGCTACCTGCTCTGCTCCGACGGCCTCACCGAGGGCCTGTGGGATCGCCAGCTCAACGAGATCGTCCGCGCCGCCTCGGACCTGCCGGTGGCCCAGCGGCTCATCGACACCGCGCTCGCCAATGCCGGCCGGGACAACATCACCGCCTTGGTCGTCGAGGCGCTGGCCCCATGA
- a CDS encoding gamma-glutamylcyclotransferase family protein: protein MTTVFLYGTLKRGGSNHAFVAHQRFLGTARTVPGFTLYSLGDYPGMVRAPGDTAGVTGELWVVDDTCLAELDKLEGLDEGLYGRIDVVLAPNPLASSAQTYLYARAHDGLSPLGDHWPVGNL from the coding sequence ATGACCACCGTTTTTCTTTACGGCACCCTGAAGCGCGGCGGCTCCAACCATGCCTTCGTCGCCCATCAGCGTTTCCTCGGGACGGCCCGCACCGTGCCGGGCTTCACGCTCTATTCGCTCGGCGACTATCCGGGCATGGTCCGCGCGCCGGGCGACACCGCCGGGGTGACCGGCGAACTCTGGGTGGTGGATGACACCTGCCTGGCCGAGTTGGACAAACTCGAGGGCCTCGACGAGGGACTCTACGGGCGGATTGACGTCGTCCTTGCCCCCAACCCGCTCGCGAGCTCGGCCCAGACCTACCTCTATGCCCGGGCGCACGACGGCCTGTCACCGCTCGGCGACCACTGGCCGGTCGGTAATTTGTAA
- the dnaX gene encoding DNA polymerase III subunit gamma/tau, whose translation MSGSYQVIARKWRPQTFDDVVGQDHVVRTLKNAIARNRIAHAYLFVGPRGTGKTSTARIFAKALNVTGGPKADFDPKDPIAQSIADGSCLDVIEIDGASNNGVEQVRELRDTVRYAPAQGKFKVYIIDEVHMLSTAAFNALLKTLEEPPAHAKFIFATTEVQKVLPTIISRCQRFDLKPIPTELIVQRLKKIAVAEKIKVSDAALGSIARMADGGMRDAQSIFDQMISFCGNEVGEADVLDVYGLVAADKIAALAAALAAGDHRKIVEIVDECDENGRDLYRLLVDVQANVRGALLAAIAKGGSSDALGSPMTTEQLTRLLDGLREGENGVKHGLSEKINFEVALLKAVEASRARAIDSLIKEIATLADSLPEDGSKKND comes from the coding sequence ATGTCCGGTTCCTACCAAGTCATCGCGCGCAAGTGGCGCCCCCAGACGTTTGACGACGTCGTCGGGCAGGACCACGTGGTCCGGACACTGAAGAACGCCATCGCCCGCAACCGCATCGCGCACGCCTACCTGTTCGTTGGCCCGCGCGGCACGGGCAAGACCAGCACGGCCCGCATCTTTGCCAAGGCCCTCAACGTCACGGGTGGCCCGAAGGCTGACTTCGACCCGAAGGATCCGATCGCCCAGTCCATCGCCGACGGCTCGTGCCTCGATGTCATCGAGATCGACGGCGCCTCGAACAACGGCGTCGAGCAGGTCCGCGAGCTGCGCGACACCGTCCGCTACGCCCCGGCGCAGGGCAAGTTCAAGGTCTACATCATCGACGAGGTGCACATGCTCTCGACGGCCGCGTTCAACGCGCTGCTCAAGACGCTCGAGGAGCCGCCGGCGCACGCGAAGTTCATCTTCGCCACCACCGAGGTGCAGAAGGTGCTGCCGACGATCATTTCCCGCTGCCAGCGCTTCGACCTGAAGCCGATCCCGACCGAGCTGATCGTCCAGCGCCTGAAGAAGATCGCCGTCGCCGAGAAGATCAAGGTGAGCGACGCCGCGCTCGGCAGCATCGCCCGCATGGCCGACGGCGGCATGCGCGACGCCCAGTCCATCTTCGACCAGATGATTTCCTTCTGCGGCAACGAGGTCGGCGAGGCCGACGTGCTCGATGTCTACGGCTTGGTCGCGGCGGACAAGATTGCCGCGCTCGCCGCCGCGCTCGCCGCCGGCGACCACCGGAAGATCGTGGAGATCGTGGACGAGTGCGACGAGAACGGCCGCGACCTCTACCGGCTGCTCGTCGACGTGCAGGCGAACGTGCGTGGCGCCTTGCTCGCGGCCATCGCCAAGGGCGGCAGCAGCGACGCACTCGGTTCGCCCATGACGACCGAACAGCTTACCCGCCTGCTCGACGGCCTGCGCGAGGGCGAGAATGGCGTGAAGCACGGCCTGTCGGAGAAGATCAATTTCGAGGTGGCGTTGCTCAAGGCCGTCGAGGCCAGCCGCGCCCGGGCCATCGACTCGCTGATCAAGGAGATCGCGACGCTCGCCGACAGCCTCCCCGAGGACGGCTCAAAAAAAAACGACTGA
- a CDS encoding MFS transporter: MSDPDRASAALAVPPAAPTRARYWVVVFAVLLAVILYVDRIAISQAAPQIAGDLGLSVSQMGWVFSAFTLAYALFEIPGGYLGDRIGPRRVLLRIVVWWSFFTAATGWVWSWSSLLVTRFLFGAGEAGCFPNLTKAFNGWLPPVERSRVQGIMWMSARWGGAATPLLVYACLHYMNWRTAFMLFGLLGVVWAVVFHWWYRDNPREHPAVNAAEAAQLPPAEDSTTGHDAVPWSRFLRSRTVWCLGGQYAALSYAWYFFITWFPTYLLKERGFDVKQSALLAGLPLALGGFGSLAAGWLQPRLAQWLGGVRRARCGLGAGGMAAAAVLLVASTFIANPYVAVMVIALVSFCNDLTIPGAWTTCMDVGGRWVGTLGGAMNMMGNLGGFLSPIVIGYIVQRTNNWTLAFHVTAAVYLLGAVFWLMIDPVTPLEQQVKD; encoded by the coding sequence ATGTCCGACCCCGACAGAGCGTCCGCCGCATTGGCGGTGCCGCCCGCCGCGCCCACGCGCGCCCGCTACTGGGTGGTGGTGTTTGCGGTCCTGCTGGCGGTCATCCTTTACGTGGATCGCATCGCGATCTCGCAGGCGGCACCCCAGATCGCGGGCGACCTGGGGCTTTCCGTTTCCCAGATGGGCTGGGTCTTCTCGGCCTTCACGCTGGCCTATGCGCTTTTTGAGATACCCGGCGGCTACCTCGGCGACCGGATCGGCCCGCGCCGGGTGCTGCTGCGCATTGTGGTGTGGTGGTCGTTTTTCACGGCGGCGACGGGCTGGGTGTGGAGCTGGTCGTCGCTTCTGGTGACGCGCTTCCTGTTTGGCGCGGGCGAGGCCGGCTGTTTCCCCAACCTGACCAAGGCTTTCAACGGCTGGCTGCCGCCGGTGGAGCGCTCGCGCGTGCAGGGCATCATGTGGATGAGCGCGCGCTGGGGCGGAGCCGCCACGCCGTTGCTGGTCTATGCCTGCCTGCATTACATGAACTGGCGGACCGCGTTCATGCTTTTCGGTCTGCTCGGCGTCGTTTGGGCGGTGGTCTTCCATTGGTGGTATCGCGACAACCCGCGGGAGCATCCGGCGGTTAACGCCGCCGAGGCCGCGCAGCTTCCCCCCGCCGAGGATTCCACCACCGGCCATGACGCGGTGCCGTGGAGCCGGTTCCTGCGCTCACGGACCGTGTGGTGCCTGGGGGGGCAATATGCGGCGCTGAGCTACGCGTGGTATTTCTTTATCACCTGGTTTCCAACCTACCTGCTGAAGGAGCGCGGCTTCGACGTGAAGCAGAGCGCGCTGCTGGCCGGCCTGCCGCTGGCGCTGGGTGGTTTCGGCTCGCTGGCCGCGGGCTGGCTTCAGCCCCGGCTCGCCCAGTGGCTGGGCGGTGTCCGGCGGGCGCGCTGCGGGCTGGGGGCGGGCGGCATGGCCGCCGCGGCGGTGCTGCTGGTGGCATCGACGTTCATCGCCAATCCCTACGTCGCGGTGATGGTCATCGCCTTGGTGAGTTTCTGCAACGACCTCACGATCCCGGGGGCGTGGACCACCTGCATGGACGTCGGCGGTCGGTGGGTCGGCACACTCGGCGGTGCGATGAACATGATGGGCAACCTCGGCGGCTTTCTGTCGCCGATCGTCATCGGCTACATCGTGCAGCGGACCAACAACTGGACGCTGGCCTTTCACGTGACCGCCGCCGTCTACCTGCTGGGCGCGGTCTTCTGGCTGATGATCGATCCCGTCACACCACTGGAACAACAGGTGAAGGACTGA
- a CDS encoding fumarylacetoacetate hydrolase family protein: MKVCRFKSGGPTVRLGLVTDDALVLDLTPTGLTTLHAVLEAADPVALLQQAARGQLPQFALGEITLCAPVERQEVWAAGVTYLRSKTARMAESDFSATAYDRVYAAARPEIFFKALGEKVAATGEPVGIRRDARWSVPEPELALVLNSRGQIVGCTIGNDMSSRDIEGENLLYLPQAKVYDRSCALGPWITLGVTEADARGWTIAIAIQRDGHLVFAGETSAGQLKRSFAELAGHLCRSQTFPHGAMLLTGTGVVPPDSFTLQAGDIVEITITGIGLLRNTVAVV, translated from the coding sequence ATGAAAGTCTGTCGTTTCAAATCGGGTGGCCCCACTGTCCGCCTCGGACTGGTGACGGACGATGCGCTGGTGCTCGACCTGACGCCCACCGGGCTCACCACCCTGCACGCCGTGCTCGAGGCCGCGGATCCCGTCGCGCTGCTGCAACAAGCGGCCCGCGGGCAACTGCCGCAATTCGCCCTGGGGGAGATCACGCTCTGCGCCCCGGTCGAGCGCCAGGAAGTATGGGCCGCCGGCGTCACCTACCTGCGCAGCAAGACGGCGCGGATGGCGGAGTCGGATTTCAGTGCCACGGCCTATGACCGCGTCTATGCCGCGGCGCGGCCCGAGATCTTCTTCAAGGCCCTCGGGGAGAAGGTCGCCGCGACGGGTGAACCGGTCGGCATCCGGCGCGACGCCCGCTGGAGCGTGCCCGAGCCGGAATTGGCGCTCGTGCTGAACTCCCGCGGCCAAATCGTGGGCTGCACCATCGGCAACGACATGAGTTCGCGTGACATCGAGGGCGAGAACCTGCTCTACCTGCCGCAGGCCAAGGTCTACGACCGCTCCTGCGCCCTCGGCCCGTGGATCACGCTCGGCGTGACCGAAGCCGACGCGCGCGGCTGGACCATTGCCATCGCCATCCAGCGCGATGGACACCTCGTGTTCGCCGGCGAGACCTCGGCCGGGCAGCTGAAACGGAGTTTCGCCGAGCTGGCGGGTCACCTGTGTCGCAGCCAGACCTTCCCGCATGGCGCGATGCTCCTGACGGGCACCGGAGTCGTGCCGCCCGATTCGTTCACGCTGCAGGCCGGGGACATCGTGGAGATCACCATCACCGGCATCGGCCTGCTGCGAAACACGGTGGCGGTGGTCTGA
- a CDS encoding RNA polymerase sigma factor, whose translation MADESFDLVGCLERVRRRDQVAARQLVEHLYPLVSRIVRSHLPRRVAEEDLAQDIFLKMFTRLEQYQGHVPFPHWVSRIAVTTCIDQLRAQKRRPEFRWADLSENEAEVLDNVITDERDVLPGDALAARELVQKLLGQLKPDDRLVIQLLDLEQKTIAEISALTGWNQTLVKVRAFRARRKLQKLFQELQSKEKS comes from the coding sequence ATGGCTGATGAATCGTTCGACCTCGTCGGTTGTCTTGAACGGGTGCGCCGGCGCGACCAGGTCGCGGCCCGTCAGCTGGTCGAACATCTCTACCCGCTGGTCAGCCGTATCGTGCGCTCCCATCTGCCCCGCCGCGTCGCCGAGGAAGACCTCGCGCAGGACATTTTCCTGAAAATGTTCACGCGCCTTGAACAATACCAGGGCCACGTGCCGTTCCCGCACTGGGTCTCCCGCATCGCGGTCACGACGTGCATCGACCAGCTGCGCGCCCAGAAGCGCCGGCCGGAGTTCCGCTGGGCCGACCTGTCCGAGAACGAGGCCGAGGTGCTCGACAACGTGATCACCGACGAGCGCGATGTTCTGCCCGGCGACGCGCTCGCCGCCCGCGAACTCGTCCAAAAACTGCTCGGCCAGCTCAAGCCCGACGACCGCCTCGTCATCCAGCTGCTCGACCTCGAGCAAAAGACCATCGCCGAGATCAGCGCCCTCACAGGCTGGAACCAGACCCTCGTCAAGGTGCGCGCCTTTCGCGCCAGACGGAAATTGCAAAAACTTTTTCAAGAACTACAAAGCAAGGAGAAGTCATGA
- a CDS encoding phospholipid carrier-dependent glycosyltransferase: protein MAAPTPSSVRRDMLLLGLLCLGLFGLRLGSSSLPNPDESRYAEIPREMLATGDWVTPRLNGVNYFEKPPLVYWAVAANQGVFGANEWAIRAVPALFALGGVLLTYAATRRLYGRNAGLAAGFVLATALLYFALARILLLDMAVSVLMSAALFCFILGVQEPAGGRRRWLFYGVYASMALATLTKGLIGFLVTGAVMFLWLLVFNQWRRLRPFYLPTGALLFLALAAPWHVLAALRNETWAHRYFVYEHWERFTSPAASRPGPWWYFIPIVVAGLFPWTGFLWPALRAALPGGWTARKENANAWFFVTWAAFIFLFFSKSHSKLPPYILPVFPPLAVLIGAWLARPGTEDPKRLRAGLVFFTGFSALLGIALAVVVLYPGRIIRDPIQALALRPYAFALAAIALAGGALTLWLELRRSSIHALRAMAVTAGLFYATLTFAVPDIQRPGTSELARIVKARAQPADRVVNYHEFFHDFAYYSGRVVDVVDGKGELELEEDAAARASGRFIDDAEFRRRWTGPVRLWVVAEKEAVTELFADRAFRYYLLGETRSHYLFSNQP, encoded by the coding sequence ATGGCCGCCCCGACTCCGTCTTCCGTCCGCCGAGACATGCTGCTGCTGGGGCTCTTATGCTTGGGGTTGTTCGGTTTGCGGCTGGGTTCGTCAAGCCTGCCCAATCCCGACGAAAGCCGGTATGCCGAGATCCCTCGTGAGATGCTCGCCACCGGCGACTGGGTGACCCCCCGCTTGAATGGGGTGAACTATTTCGAGAAACCCCCCTTGGTCTACTGGGCGGTAGCCGCCAACCAGGGCGTCTTCGGCGCCAATGAGTGGGCGATTCGGGCCGTGCCGGCGCTTTTCGCCCTGGGTGGCGTGCTGCTAACCTATGCGGCAACCCGGCGTCTGTATGGCCGGAACGCCGGTCTGGCCGCCGGGTTCGTGCTGGCCACGGCGCTGCTTTACTTCGCCCTCGCACGCATCCTCCTGCTCGACATGGCGGTGTCGGTGCTGATGAGCGCGGCGCTGTTCTGTTTCATCCTCGGGGTGCAGGAACCGGCGGGCGGGCGGCGGCGCTGGCTGTTTTACGGCGTCTACGCGAGCATGGCTCTGGCGACGCTCACCAAGGGCCTGATCGGATTTCTCGTCACCGGTGCGGTGATGTTCCTGTGGCTGCTGGTGTTCAACCAGTGGCGCCGGTTGCGGCCGTTTTACCTCCCCACCGGCGCGCTGCTTTTTCTGGCCCTGGCCGCGCCGTGGCACGTGCTGGCCGCGCTGCGCAACGAGACCTGGGCGCACCGCTACTTTGTCTATGAGCACTGGGAGCGCTTCACCTCCCCCGCGGCCAGCCGGCCCGGCCCCTGGTGGTATTTCATCCCGATTGTGGTTGCAGGGCTGTTTCCCTGGACCGGCTTTCTGTGGCCGGCACTCCGGGCAGCCCTGCCCGGCGGGTGGACCGCCCGCAAGGAAAACGCCAACGCCTGGTTCTTCGTCACTTGGGCGGCCTTCATCTTTCTGTTTTTCAGCAAATCCCACTCCAAGCTTCCGCCTTACATCCTGCCGGTGTTTCCGCCGCTCGCCGTGCTCATCGGCGCGTGGCTCGCCCGGCCGGGGACGGAAGACCCGAAGCGGTTGCGGGCGGGATTGGTCTTTTTCACCGGGTTCAGCGCCTTGCTCGGCATCGCCTTGGCGGTGGTCGTGCTGTATCCGGGACGCATCATCCGCGATCCAATCCAGGCCCTGGCCCTGCGCCCCTACGCTTTTGCCCTCGCCGCCATCGCCCTGGCCGGCGGCGCGCTGACCCTCTGGCTTGAACTCCGTCGCAGCTCCATCCACGCCCTGCGCGCCATGGCGGTGACCGCCGGGCTGTTCTACGCCACGCTCACCTTCGCCGTGCCCGACATCCAGCGGCCGGGCACGAGCGAACTGGCCCGCATCGTCAAGGCCCGCGCGCAACCCGCCGACCGGGTGGTGAATTACCACGAATTCTTTCATGACTTTGCCTACTACTCTGGCCGGGTCGTCGATGTGGTGGATGGCAAGGGCGAGCTGGAGCTGGAGGAGGATGCCGCCGCGCGGGCTAGCGGCCGTTTCATCGACGATGCCGAGTTCCGCCGCCGTTGGACCGGACCCGTGCGCCTGTGGGTCGTCGCGGAAAAGGAGGCGGTGACGGAACTGTTCGCCGATCGAGCTTTCCGTTATTATTTGCTCGGCGAAACCCGCAGCCATTATCTTTTCAGCAACCAGCCCTGA
- a CDS encoding DegT/DnrJ/EryC1/StrS aminotransferase family protein — protein sequence MPAPSVPTLNPPVTAPFLPFTRPTIDDETIAGVAEVLRSGWITSGPQVKAFEAKLSEYCGGRPVRAFNSGTCTMEIALRIAGIGPGHEVITTPLTWVATSNIVLDVGAKPVFVDIDPVTRSLDLVLVEAAITPATRAIIPVDLAGLPVDRDRLHALAKKHNLRVVEDAAQSFGSTWAGRRIGAFGDFVSFSFHANKNITTIEGGCLVLNNEAEAKLAEQYRLQGVVRSGHDGMDVALVGGKYNLTDVAARVGLGQLPHLDLFTARRRELARAYFAQFEALGARALGLGLPVADFTQSNWHMFQVVLPEERLSVKRADVMARLHAAGIGTGVHYPAIHLFTLYQRLGWKAGDYPHAEYAGRNILTLPLFPAMTGADVARVATELTALLKQHRKS from the coding sequence ATGCCCGCCCCTTCTGTCCCCACTTTGAACCCGCCAGTCACCGCCCCCTTCCTTCCCTTCACCCGCCCGACCATCGACGACGAGACCATCGCCGGCGTGGCCGAGGTGCTCCGTTCCGGCTGGATCACGTCCGGTCCCCAGGTGAAGGCCTTCGAGGCGAAGCTTTCCGAGTATTGCGGCGGTCGGCCGGTGCGCGCCTTCAACTCCGGCACCTGCACGATGGAGATCGCCCTGCGGATCGCCGGCATCGGCCCCGGCCACGAGGTCATTACCACGCCGCTGACCTGGGTCGCGACCAGCAACATCGTCCTCGATGTCGGCGCCAAGCCGGTGTTCGTCGACATCGATCCCGTCACGCGTAGCCTCGACCTGGTCCTGGTCGAGGCGGCGATCACCCCGGCGACCCGCGCCATCATCCCGGTCGACCTCGCCGGCCTGCCGGTGGATCGCGACCGGCTCCACGCCCTCGCGAAAAAGCACAATCTGCGCGTCGTCGAGGACGCCGCCCAGTCGTTCGGCAGCACGTGGGCCGGCCGGCGCATCGGCGCGTTCGGTGACTTCGTTTCCTTCAGTTTTCACGCGAACAAGAACATCACCACCATCGAGGGCGGCTGCCTCGTGCTGAACAACGAGGCCGAGGCGAAGCTCGCCGAGCAATACCGCCTGCAGGGTGTCGTCCGCTCCGGCCATGACGGCATGGACGTCGCGTTGGTCGGCGGAAAATACAACCTCACCGACGTCGCCGCGCGCGTCGGCCTCGGCCAGCTGCCGCACCTCGACCTGTTCACCGCCCGGCGGCGTGAGCTGGCGCGCGCCTACTTTGCCCAGTTCGAGGCGCTCGGGGCCCGCGCGCTCGGCCTCGGTCTGCCCGTCGCGGACTTCACCCAGAGCAACTGGCACATGTTCCAAGTCGTGCTCCCCGAGGAGCGGCTCTCCGTGAAACGCGCCGACGTGATGGCCCGGCTGCACGCGGCCGGCATCGGCACCGGGGTGCATTATCCCGCGATCCATCTCTTCACGCTCTACCAGCGGCTGGGCTGGAAGGCGGGCGATTACCCGCACGCCGAATACGCCGGCCGCAACATCCTCACGCTGCCCCTGTTCCCCGCGATGACCGGCGCCGATGTCGCCCGCGTCGCCACCGAACTCACCGCCTTGCTCAAACAACACCGGAAATCATGA